A stretch of the Sulfolobus acidocaldarius SUSAZ genome encodes the following:
- a CDS encoding 3-deoxy-7-phosphoheptulonate synthase: MLLILKQNANYSSLKEKLNNSSASYKFLDLYGKKLVVTWPDTYVENIKDESIEIAVKSKRQFPLVSNEWKKDPTIVKVKDVEIGGDRLVVAAGPCAVEDEEQVLTVAKAAKRAGAKLLRGGALKPRTNPYSFQGLGERGLEILRKVGDQVGLPVVSEIMDTRQIDMFKKYTDMLQIGARNGQNFDLLKEAGKSGMPVLLKRGLGNTVDEWLLAAEYLLLEGNGNVVLCERGIRTFEKATRFTMDIGGMIAAKLQTHLPICADPSHPAGKRELVHSLALAAVAAGADMLLIEVHPNPEKALSDSEQQLTPDSFELLMNRIRALANVLGRKV; encoded by the coding sequence ATGCTCCTAATTCTTAAACAAAACGCAAATTACTCTTCATTAAAAGAAAAACTAAATAATTCGTCTGCTTCATATAAGTTTCTAGATCTATACGGTAAAAAACTTGTAGTTACCTGGCCTGATACTTATGTAGAAAACATAAAGGATGAGAGCATAGAGATAGCTGTTAAAAGTAAGCGTCAATTTCCACTAGTGAGCAATGAATGGAAAAAAGATCCCACTATTGTTAAAGTTAAGGATGTAGAAATAGGTGGGGACAGGTTAGTTGTTGCTGCAGGACCATGCGCAGTTGAGGACGAGGAACAAGTCTTAACTGTTGCCAAGGCTGCCAAAAGAGCTGGAGCAAAGCTTCTGAGAGGAGGTGCTCTAAAGCCCAGAACCAATCCCTACTCATTTCAAGGACTAGGGGAGAGAGGGTTAGAGATACTCAGAAAGGTAGGAGACCAAGTTGGACTCCCTGTAGTTTCAGAGATAATGGATACTAGGCAAATAGACATGTTCAAAAAGTATACTGATATGCTCCAAATTGGTGCTAGAAATGGTCAGAACTTCGATTTACTTAAGGAAGCTGGGAAATCTGGGATGCCAGTATTATTGAAGAGGGGTTTAGGTAACACAGTAGATGAGTGGCTACTAGCGGCTGAGTATTTGCTTTTGGAGGGTAATGGTAACGTGGTATTATGTGAAAGAGGGATTAGGACATTTGAAAAGGCTACGAGATTTACTATGGATATAGGAGGGATGATAGCTGCTAAATTACAAACTCATTTACCCATATGTGCAGATCCAAGTCACCCTGCAGGTAAAAGAGAATTAGTTCATTCCCTTGCCTTAGCTGCTGTTGCTGCTGGTGCAGATATGTTATTAATTGAAGTTCATCCAAATCCCGAGAAGGCACTTAGTGATTCAGAGCAACAATTAACACCAGACTCATTCGAACTACTAATGAATAGGATAAGAGCTTTAGCTAATGTTCTAGGTAGAAAGGTATGA
- a CDS encoding transketolase, producing the protein MGERDGIPISLEELNKLKEIAERARRKVIRMLFYDQTIHVGSSLSSIEILTTLFYRYVKDGKDPINRDWFILSKGHAAPALYAIMSERGLVSDDDLWKIQDISGMLQGHPETFIPGVDMSTGSLGQGLSFGIGVAQGIKMRGGSGRVYVVMGDGEQDEGQIWEAMTHAVARKLDNLIAFVEINGFQLDDSTGSVKPKEFLPDVWRSVGWKVLNCDGHDFISLISTIDEAIKAKAPVVIFANTVRGKGFPVIENTKKQRSSPDDARKYLLNA; encoded by the coding sequence CTGAAAGAGCTAGAAGAAAAGTAATAAGAATGTTATTCTACGATCAAACTATACATGTGGGTTCTTCTCTAAGTAGTATAGAAATATTGACCACTCTATTTTATAGATATGTGAAGGATGGAAAAGATCCTATAAATAGAGACTGGTTCATATTAAGCAAGGGTCATGCAGCTCCAGCACTTTATGCTATAATGTCAGAGAGAGGATTAGTCAGTGACGATGACTTATGGAAAATTCAAGATATCTCAGGAATGTTGCAAGGACATCCAGAGACGTTCATACCTGGTGTTGATATGTCAACAGGAAGCCTTGGTCAAGGATTAAGTTTTGGAATTGGTGTGGCACAAGGAATTAAAATGAGAGGAGGATCTGGTAGAGTTTATGTGGTTATGGGAGACGGTGAACAGGATGAAGGTCAAATATGGGAGGCAATGACACATGCAGTTGCAAGAAAATTAGACAATTTGATTGCGTTTGTAGAGATTAATGGATTCCAGTTAGATGATTCCACTGGTAGTGTAAAACCAAAGGAATTTCTACCTGACGTATGGAGGTCAGTAGGCTGGAAAGTGCTCAATTGTGATGGACATGATTTCATAAGCCTTATCTCTACAATAGATGAAGCAATAAAGGCTAAAGCACCAGTTGTAATATTTGCAAACACGGTTAGAGGGAAAGGTTTCCCAGTTATAGAAAATACCAAAAAACAGAGGTCGAGTCCTGATGATGCAAGGAAATATCTACTCAATGCGTGA
- a CDS encoding transketolase — translation MMQGNIYSMRDTFGKLLVEMGEKLKDIVVITADVGDSSRASYFKEKFPDRYFNVGISEQDMIDFAAGLSATGFKPVVVDFAMFLMRAWEQIRNAVARMNLDVKFVVTHSGYSDSGDGSSHQCLEDISLMRVLPNMKVIIPADPADIKRSFPVIMEELRGPLYYRVGREYSPSITDGLEYDFKLGKAYVLKEGDDVTIMGAGVVLWDALRAAEELEKKGISASVINLLSIKPIDEQTIEYYARKTGRIVTIEEHSIYGGIGSAVSEVVVKRYPVPMRFVGATGFGRSARSQRDLLDFYGINYKSIISSVMELLK, via the coding sequence ATGATGCAAGGAAATATCTACTCAATGCGTGATACATTCGGCAAATTACTAGTCGAAATGGGAGAGAAGCTAAAGGATATAGTAGTGATAACTGCTGATGTTGGTGACTCAAGCAGAGCGTCCTATTTCAAGGAGAAATTTCCTGATAGGTACTTTAATGTTGGTATCTCAGAGCAGGACATGATAGACTTTGCAGCAGGTCTTTCAGCAACAGGATTTAAACCAGTTGTTGTGGATTTCGCAATGTTTTTAATGAGAGCATGGGAGCAAATTAGGAATGCTGTAGCCAGGATGAACTTGGATGTGAAATTCGTGGTTACACATTCAGGGTATAGTGATAGTGGGGACGGATCAAGTCATCAGTGTCTTGAGGACATATCATTAATGAGAGTATTACCTAATATGAAGGTAATAATACCTGCAGACCCAGCAGATATAAAGAGAAGTTTTCCCGTGATAATGGAAGAACTAAGAGGACCGTTATACTATAGAGTAGGAAGAGAGTATTCACCATCAATTACTGATGGTTTAGAATATGATTTCAAATTGGGCAAAGCTTACGTCCTTAAAGAAGGAGATGATGTTACAATAATGGGTGCAGGTGTGGTTCTCTGGGACGCATTAAGGGCTGCAGAGGAACTTGAAAAGAAGGGAATAAGTGCGTCGGTGATTAACCTGTTATCAATAAAACCAATCGATGAGCAAACCATAGAATATTATGCCAGAAAAACAGGAAGGATTGTCACCATTGAGGAGCACAGTATCTATGGAGGCATAGGCTCTGCAGTGTCTGAGGTGGTGGTTAAGAGATACCCAGTTCCTATGAGGTTTGTTGGGGCTACTGGTTTTGGAAGGAGTGCAAGGAGTCAGAGAGACTTACTGGACTTTTACGGAATAAATTACAAATCGATAATAAGTTCCGTAATGGAGTTGTTGAAATGA
- a CDS encoding 3-dehydroquinate synthase, which translates to MIRFSESITSQQDIDVVVGENALSYLKEIQDKKAIFYSSSVNIDFIKPHLKGEYTLVPIKDGEEAKDIQYSLELLKVLFEGGFDRGDYVIAIGGGSVTDTIGFIASTYMRGLNLINVPTTLLGMVDAGIGGKNGVNFGRIKNIIGTFYQPRAIIADLRFLISLPSEEVRKGLAEVIKYGLVLDKELYDFLALNKNSVLSKDPESLEYVVQRSIQDKLSVVKEDERETKGVRIVLNFGHTIGHAIEAGSGFSIPHGYAISVGMVCEAKIAEEMGYSEEGVVEDTVWILSHYNLPISIDELSSKIDLKEALFALSKDKKVRNGVLLMPFPTRIGDWKRVEVPIETLKGFAEQCLK; encoded by the coding sequence ATGATAAGATTTAGTGAGAGTATTACCTCTCAACAGGATATAGATGTAGTAGTTGGAGAAAACGCATTAAGTTATCTGAAAGAAATACAAGATAAAAAAGCCATATTTTACTCAAGTAGCGTGAACATAGATTTTATTAAACCTCATCTTAAGGGAGAATATACCCTAGTTCCCATCAAGGACGGGGAGGAAGCAAAGGATATTCAGTATTCACTTGAGCTCCTAAAGGTTCTATTTGAAGGAGGTTTTGATAGAGGGGACTATGTAATTGCAATTGGTGGAGGGTCTGTAACGGATACTATTGGTTTTATAGCCTCCACGTATATGAGAGGCTTAAATCTAATCAATGTTCCCACCACCCTTCTTGGAATGGTGGATGCTGGAATAGGTGGAAAGAATGGAGTCAATTTTGGCAGAATTAAAAACATCATTGGAACTTTCTATCAGCCTAGAGCAATTATTGCAGACTTGAGGTTTTTAATATCATTACCCTCAGAGGAGGTTAGGAAAGGTCTAGCAGAGGTCATAAAATATGGTTTAGTGTTAGATAAAGAATTGTATGACTTCCTTGCTCTAAATAAGAATTCAGTGTTAAGCAAAGACCCTGAATCGTTGGAGTATGTTGTACAGAGATCCATACAGGACAAGCTGAGTGTGGTTAAGGAAGATGAGAGGGAGACAAAGGGAGTTAGAATAGTTTTGAACTTTGGTCATACTATTGGGCATGCTATTGAAGCTGGATCAGGATTTAGTATACCTCACGGTTATGCAATATCTGTGGGTATGGTCTGCGAGGCTAAAATAGCTGAGGAGATGGGCTATTCTGAGGAAGGGGTAGTTGAAGATACTGTGTGGATACTTTCACACTATAACTTGCCAATTAGTATTGATGAGTTGTCCTCTAAGATTGACCTCAAAGAGGCTTTGTTTGCACTATCAAAGGATAAGAAAGTGAGAAATGGAGTACTATTGATGCCCTTTCCCACAAGGATAGGAGATTGGAAAAGAGTGGAAGT
- a CDS encoding chorismate mutase, with translation MNELEELRKEIEEIDSQILSLIAKRLQVSSMIGEVKGRMGFNVTDEKREEYVKEYWTEKGRRLGIPESLVSSVLTNLVSYSKMFQVKDSKKRRVTIIGYGGMARSLSSLFHLSGHNVVITGRDKRKAERLANEFKFVYMEEKSALDWSEYVILSISPSGLDYAESVLRYAKEKVVMDIFSTKSNTFRTLQTLSEQFSFEYISTHPLFGPILYPVGERIAVIPSQKSTRTQEVIEFWRKCGLVPVLTTPEEHDKVMAIVQVLAHFYMLGLLRSSNTLKKELEVGNKIDELQTTNFREIGKILDRINSLLPVILEIQKDNPYAHKVRDLGMRELQDVLKSLGE, from the coding sequence ATGAATGAACTAGAAGAGTTGAGAAAAGAAATAGAGGAGATAGATAGTCAAATTTTAAGTTTAATCGCAAAAAGGCTTCAGGTTTCTTCTATGATAGGAGAGGTTAAAGGTAGGATGGGTTTTAACGTTACGGATGAAAAAAGGGAGGAATATGTTAAGGAATATTGGACTGAGAAGGGTAGAAGACTAGGAATTCCAGAATCCTTAGTCTCATCTGTTCTCACTAACCTAGTTTCTTACTCAAAGATGTTTCAAGTTAAAGACTCGAAGAAGAGAAGAGTCACAATAATAGGATATGGTGGAATGGCAAGATCCTTATCATCTCTCTTTCATCTTTCTGGTCATAATGTGGTAATTACAGGCAGAGATAAGAGAAAGGCTGAGAGACTTGCAAATGAATTTAAGTTTGTCTATATGGAAGAAAAGAGTGCACTGGACTGGAGTGAATATGTTATACTTTCGATTAGTCCCAGTGGACTGGACTACGCAGAGAGTGTTTTAAGATATGCTAAAGAAAAAGTTGTGATGGATATTTTTTCTACTAAATCTAATACATTTCGAACACTTCAGACCCTATCTGAACAGTTCTCATTTGAGTATATTTCAACTCATCCTCTTTTTGGTCCTATTTTATATCCGGTAGGGGAGAGAATAGCTGTGATACCCTCCCAGAAATCCACGAGAACACAAGAGGTTATAGAGTTTTGGAGAAAGTGTGGTTTAGTACCTGTCTTGACTACTCCAGAGGAACATGACAAAGTTATGGCTATAGTCCAAGTTTTGGCTCATTTCTACATGTTAGGTCTGTTACGAAGCTCAAACACGTTAAAGAAGGAGTTGGAAGTTGGTAATAAAATAGATGAATTACAGACTACTAATTTTAGAGAGATAGGTAAGATATTAGATAGAATTAACTCCTTACTCCCCGTTATTTTGGAAATTCAGAAGGATAATCCTTATGCCCATAAGGTGAGAGATTTAGGTATGAGAGAACTTCAAGATGTTTTGAAAAGTCTAGGTGAGTGA